A DNA window from Altererythrobacter sp. B11 contains the following coding sequences:
- a CDS encoding flavin-containing monooxygenase, with translation MATSPNATATSEIELDAVVVGAGFGGIYALKKLRDEHGLHVLAFDKAGGVGGTWYWNRYPGALSDSESHVYCYSWDKALYQEWEFKTKYVPQAEVLSYLQSVVERHDLMKDIRLETGITSAVFDDARRKWVVTTDAGETYLAKYFITALGLLAATNIPDIPGLASFEGEVYHTSRWQPETSFEGKRVGVIGTGSTGVQFITAVAPQVRHLTVFQRSPQYSVPIGNGPISKEELADIHRDFDAIWDQVRGSALAFGFEESDIGTFSVSDEERKAIFDRAWKKGGGFRFMFETFNDIATNEAANKAAQDYIRGKIDEIVKDPETARKLKPKDLHAKRPLCDSGYYEIFNRDNVTLVHVGSEETPIERITSTGVVTSDGVEHELDMLVFATGFDAVDGNYKRMELRGRNGMLIQDHWKAGPTSYMAVATANFPNMFMVLGPNGPFTNLPPSIEAEVEWIADTIGYMEDNAIATLEPQPQAEEAWVQTCEDIANQTLFPKAESWIFGANIPGKKNTIYFYMGGLAAYREALKQVTQDGFRGFILEKTSENQPA, from the coding sequence ATGGCTACTTCTCCCAACGCCACAGCTACGTCCGAAATCGAACTGGATGCGGTGGTCGTAGGCGCCGGATTTGGCGGCATCTACGCGCTTAAAAAATTGCGCGACGAACATGGTTTGCATGTCCTGGCGTTCGACAAGGCCGGTGGCGTTGGCGGAACCTGGTACTGGAACCGCTATCCCGGTGCGTTGTCGGATTCGGAATCGCACGTCTATTGTTATTCCTGGGACAAGGCATTGTATCAGGAATGGGAATTCAAGACCAAATATGTGCCGCAGGCCGAAGTCCTCTCCTATCTTCAAAGCGTGGTCGAACGCCATGACCTGATGAAGGACATCCGGCTCGAAACCGGCATCACATCGGCCGTGTTCGATGATGCCCGGCGCAAATGGGTCGTGACGACGGACGCCGGCGAAACCTATCTCGCAAAATATTTTATTACCGCCCTGGGATTGCTGGCCGCCACCAACATTCCCGACATTCCAGGCCTCGCAAGCTTTGAAGGTGAAGTCTATCACACGTCGCGCTGGCAACCGGAAACCAGCTTCGAAGGCAAGCGGGTCGGCGTGATCGGCACGGGATCGACCGGCGTGCAATTCATCACTGCGGTGGCGCCCCAGGTCAGGCACCTGACCGTGTTCCAGCGGTCGCCGCAATATTCGGTGCCGATCGGCAATGGCCCGATCAGCAAGGAAGAACTGGCCGACATCCATCGTGATTTCGATGCGATCTGGGATCAGGTGCGCGGTTCGGCCCTGGCGTTCGGCTTCGAGGAAAGCGACATCGGGACGTTCAGCGTTTCGGACGAGGAGCGAAAGGCGATCTTCGACCGGGCCTGGAAGAAGGGCGGCGGCTTCCGCTTCATGTTCGAGACGTTCAACGACATTGCCACGAACGAAGCGGCAAACAAGGCGGCGCAGGATTATATCCGCGGCAAAATCGACGAGATCGTCAAGGATCCCGAAACCGCCCGCAAGCTGAAACCCAAGGATCTCCACGCCAAGCGCCCCCTGTGCGACAGCGGCTATTATGAGATATTCAATCGCGACAATGTGACCCTGGTCCATGTGGGATCGGAAGAAACACCGATCGAAAGGATCACGTCAACCGGCGTGGTCACGTCCGATGGTGTCGAACATGAACTCGACATGCTGGTCTTTGCGACCGGGTTCGATGCGGTCGATGGTAATTACAAGCGCATGGAATTGCGCGGTCGCAACGGCATGCTGATTCAGGATCACTGGAAGGCCGGCCCAACCAGCTACATGGCCGTGGCGACCGCGAATTTCCCCAACATGTTCATGGTCCTTGGCCCCAACGGTCCCTTCACCAACCTGCCCCCATCGATCGAGGCCGAAGTGGAGTGGATCGCCGACACGATCGGTTACATGGAAGATAACGCCATCGCCACACTGGAGCCGCAGCCGCAGGCGGAAGAAGCCTGGGTCCAGACATGCGAGGATATCGCCAACCAGACCTTGTTCCCCAAGGCTGAATCCTGGATCTTTGGCGCGAACATTCCGGGGAAGAAGAACACCATCTATTTCTACATGGGCGGCCTTGCGGCCTATCGCGAGGCGCTGAAACAAGTCACGCAGGATGGATTTCGCGGCTTTATCCTCGAAAAAACGAGCGAAAATCAGCCTGCATAG
- a CDS encoding (S)-acetoin forming diacetyl reductase, whose translation MTKVSGKVAFITGAGQGIGEAIALRLSQDGFAVACADINLASATAVAEKLNAAGGTACAVSVNVRDRDSVFAAVQEAIDKLGGLDVLINNAGVAPITPIEDITPEIYRACFDVNVGGVLWGTQAAVKAFKSLGHGGKIINACSQAGQVGNPDLAVYSGTKFAVRGITQTTARDLAPLGITVNAYCPGIVNTPMMQKVAQDLADNNNETFEWGMEQFAKNITLKRVSEPSDVASCVSFLAGPDSDYMTGQAVIIDGGMVFN comes from the coding sequence ATGACCAAGGTTTCGGGGAAAGTTGCCTTCATCACAGGCGCAGGACAGGGCATTGGCGAGGCGATCGCATTGCGCCTGTCGCAGGATGGATTTGCCGTCGCCTGCGCCGACATCAACCTGGCGTCCGCAACGGCCGTGGCCGAAAAGCTGAACGCAGCGGGCGGCACGGCCTGCGCCGTCAGTGTCAATGTCCGCGATCGGGATTCGGTGTTCGCCGCCGTCCAAGAGGCAATCGACAAGCTTGGCGGCCTGGATGTGCTGATCAACAATGCGGGCGTCGCGCCGATTACGCCGATCGAGGATATTACGCCCGAAATCTACCGCGCCTGTTTCGACGTCAATGTTGGCGGCGTGCTTTGGGGTACACAGGCGGCGGTCAAGGCGTTCAAATCACTCGGCCATGGTGGCAAGATCATCAACGCCTGTTCGCAGGCGGGTCAGGTCGGCAATCCCGATCTCGCGGTCTACAGCGGGACCAAATTTGCGGTTCGCGGGATCACGCAGACCACTGCGCGCGATCTGGCGCCCCTGGGCATCACCGTCAACGCCTATTGCCCCGGCATCGTCAACACCCCGATGATGCAGAAGGTCGCTCAGGATCTGGCCGATAACAACAACGAAACCTTCGAATGGGGCATGGAACAGTTCGCCAAGAATATCACCTTGAAGCGGGTTTCGGAACCAAGCGATGTAGCTTCTTGCGTATCGTTCCTGGCGGGGCCTGACTCTGACTATATGACGGGGCAGGCAGTCATAATCGATGGCGGTATGGTTTTCAACTAA
- a CDS encoding carbohydrate porin codes for MKSIAFLASMTAAITLAGGTYAQTPPSSGDPADTQLPGTALPQPETEDGKAVGPQMTTGILGDWGGLRSQLYEDGLDFQVAYGNELAWNPRGGSHRDVTVIGQAIVGMTADMDKIAGVEGGLAKVALFYRHGPSLTVNADLVMLQQVQEAYGRGEIVRLVEAWYQQSFDADRFRLKIGRMPANSEFAAFSCDFQNLSFCASPQGNFNSGINYWFSAPGSNWAAVGRYNLGADRKQGYVQIGGYLVDPDNVNPTKGFNLGFSGTTGILLPFEAAWTPTFDGDKPGYYKLGGWVETSRTNDLVRDSNGQLIAISGNEGKAYRGRHGVYFEMAQQLTASPGGLDKQGLSMFFNITQLDRKTSLIDNQIALGMTQTGTFAGRPNDQIAFAIARTHINSRMRTTDRIAVEDGLLPGIRQSEYLAELDYRFVPTAGVRITPNIQWGINPGGISQNRDVVALGLKTSVSF; via the coding sequence ATGAAATCGATCGCGTTTCTCGCGAGCATGACGGCTGCCATCACTTTGGCTGGCGGCACATATGCGCAGACCCCACCATCGTCGGGCGATCCCGCCGACACCCAACTCCCCGGCACGGCCTTGCCGCAACCGGAAACCGAAGATGGGAAGGCCGTAGGCCCTCAGATGACCACAGGCATATTGGGGGACTGGGGCGGCTTGCGGTCGCAACTATATGAGGATGGCCTCGATTTTCAGGTCGCCTATGGCAATGAACTGGCCTGGAACCCGCGCGGCGGGTCGCACCGGGACGTGACCGTGATCGGCCAAGCCATCGTAGGAATGACGGCTGACATGGACAAGATTGCGGGGGTGGAAGGCGGCCTTGCCAAGGTCGCCCTCTTTTACCGCCATGGTCCCAGCCTGACGGTCAACGCTGACCTCGTCATGCTCCAGCAGGTGCAGGAGGCTTATGGGCGGGGTGAGATCGTCCGGTTGGTCGAGGCCTGGTATCAACAGTCCTTCGACGCCGACCGTTTCCGGCTGAAGATAGGCCGCATGCCCGCCAACTCCGAATTTGCGGCTTTTTCCTGCGATTTCCAGAATTTGTCATTCTGCGCGTCGCCACAGGGCAATTTCAACAGCGGCATCAACTACTGGTTTTCCGCGCCCGGTAGCAATTGGGCCGCGGTTGGCCGCTACAATCTGGGCGCTGACCGGAAGCAGGGCTATGTGCAGATCGGCGGCTATCTGGTCGATCCCGACAATGTAAATCCGACCAAGGGCTTCAACCTCGGCTTTTCCGGTACGACTGGCATATTGCTGCCGTTCGAGGCTGCGTGGACGCCGACATTCGATGGCGACAAGCCGGGCTATTACAAGCTGGGCGGGTGGGTCGAAACGTCGCGAACGAACGATCTGGTGCGCGACAGCAACGGCCAACTCATCGCGATTTCGGGCAATGAGGGCAAAGCATATCGTGGCCGCCACGGCGTCTATTTCGAAATGGCGCAACAACTTACCGCTTCGCCCGGCGGGCTGGACAAGCAAGGGCTATCGATGTTTTTCAACATCACCCAACTCGATCGCAAGACCAGCCTGATCGACAATCAGATCGCCTTGGGCATGACCCAGACCGGCACTTTCGCCGGGCGTCCAAACGACCAGATTGCCTTTGCCATCGCGCGCACCCATATCAACAGCCGCATGCGCACTACCGACCGGATCGCCGTCGAGGACGGCTTGCTCCCCGGCATCAGGCAATCGGAATATCTCGCCGAATTGGATTATCGCTTCGTCCCGACAGCAGGCGTGCGCATCACACCCAACATTCAATGGGGCATCAATCCGGGCGGAATTTCGCAGAATCGCGATGTCGTCGCCCTGGGCCTCAAGACATCGGTGTCGTTCTGA